One window of Candidatus Eisenbacteria bacterium genomic DNA carries:
- a CDS encoding DNA-3-methyladenine glycosylase encodes MSLGADASTTAEGEARRALGKPLPRDFYDRPVTRVARDLIGRMLVHDTREGRVAGVIVEVEAYRGEADPASHAFRGRTRRNAVMFGEPGHAYVYFTYGMHHCLNLVTGRDGVASAVLLRAAEPRIGIEIMRRRRGVPVLERLARGPGCLAQAFGLDLTRNGLDVTQPPLWVSDRRPERLAGRIGTSSRVGIRVATERPWRFFVRESPFVSGPRGGLRR; translated from the coding sequence TTGAGTCTCGGCGCCGACGCATCGACGACCGCGGAGGGGGAGGCGCGGCGCGCGCTCGGCAAACCCTTGCCGCGTGATTTCTACGATCGCCCGGTGACGAGGGTCGCGCGCGATCTGATCGGGCGCATGCTGGTCCACGACACGCGCGAGGGACGAGTCGCCGGGGTGATCGTCGAGGTCGAGGCTTATCGCGGCGAGGCCGATCCGGCGAGCCACGCCTTCCGAGGACGGACACGCCGCAACGCGGTGATGTTCGGCGAACCCGGCCATGCGTATGTCTACTTCACGTACGGGATGCATCACTGCCTCAACCTGGTGACGGGGCGTGATGGCGTCGCCAGCGCCGTCCTCCTGCGAGCGGCAGAGCCGCGGATCGGCATCGAGATCATGCGCAGGCGTCGTGGCGTCCCGGTGCTCGAGCGACTGGCGCGCGGCCCCGGCTGTCTGGCGCAGGCCTTTGGACTGGACCTCACCCGCAACGGCCTCGATGTCACCCAGCCACCTCTCTGGGTATCCGACCGGCGGCCGGAACGCTTGGCAGGCCGAATCGGAACCAGCTCCCGGGTCGGTATCCGCGTCGCGACCGAGCGGCCGTGGCGTTTTTTCGTGCGCGAGAGTCCCTTCGTGTCCGGTCCGAGAGGTGGACTTCGCCGTTGA